The following proteins are encoded in a genomic region of Sneathiella marina:
- the otnI gene encoding 2-oxo-tetronate isomerase has translation MLKLSANLSFLYQELPFLDRFKAAAKDGFKGVEYLFPYEWESSELLSLLNENGLQQVLFNASAGDWAAGEKGLASLSGREQEFRDSIFLALEYATALQCPQIHIMAGLRDETISHSAQLEIYHQNLAFAAEECAKRQVVALIEPINAKDMPGFFLENISMAASVLNIVDHPSLRIQFDMYHIQRTDGDICLQFLANADKIGHIQIANPPHRYEPGNGEINYPYIFNFLKSERYSGWIGCEYKPSTTTSKTLGWAKELLTQ, from the coding sequence ATGCTCAAACTATCCGCAAACCTAAGCTTTTTATATCAGGAACTGCCGTTTCTTGACCGGTTTAAAGCTGCGGCTAAGGATGGATTTAAAGGCGTTGAGTATTTATTTCCCTATGAATGGGAGAGCTCTGAACTCCTCAGTCTTTTAAATGAAAATGGCTTGCAGCAGGTTTTATTCAATGCCAGCGCCGGCGACTGGGCAGCGGGAGAAAAAGGCCTTGCTAGTCTTTCCGGAAGAGAACAGGAATTTCGGGATAGTATTTTCCTGGCACTTGAATATGCAACGGCACTGCAATGCCCTCAGATCCACATTATGGCTGGCCTTCGAGATGAGACGATCTCTCATAGTGCACAGCTGGAGATTTATCACCAAAACCTCGCATTCGCAGCGGAAGAATGCGCAAAACGACAGGTTGTTGCCCTAATAGAGCCTATTAATGCGAAAGACATGCCCGGTTTCTTTTTGGAAAATATTTCCATGGCCGCGTCTGTCCTTAACATTGTCGATCATCCAAGCCTCAGAATTCAGTTTGATATGTATCATATTCAGCGAACGGATGGTGACATTTGCCTGCAGTTTCTGGCCAATGCTGATAAAATTGGCCATATACAAATTGCCAACCCTCCACATCGTTATGAGCCAGGCAACGGTGAAATAAATTATCCCTATATTTTCAATTTTTTGAAATCCGAGAGATACTCAGGATGGATCGGATGCGAATACAAGCCGTCGACAACGACCTCAAAAACCTTGGGATGGGCCAAAGAACTCCTAACTCAATGA
- a CDS encoding NnrU family protein produces the protein MTGSLFMLSAAMIVFLAIHIIPSSYLRVAIVSKVGTGAYLGLFSLLSIAAFAWVIYAYIQTPFGAPIWDAGNAGLYLGTVLMPIAFVLFVSAYTSPNPTTLGGDKLVDKEFAYSGINAITRHPLMWSIILWSIVHVVNNSDSTSIIFFGGFGVLALAGTFLIDAKKAQQLAEGWDRYAARTSNFPFLALIQGRATFSFKPLWWRILLGLFVFAAVFHFHSSLFGVSPVPMSY, from the coding sequence ATGACGGGTTCTTTGTTTATGCTCTCGGCGGCGATGATTGTTTTTCTCGCTATCCATATTATTCCTTCCAGCTACCTTAGGGTTGCCATTGTCTCCAAAGTCGGGACGGGAGCTTATCTAGGCCTTTTCAGTTTGCTATCCATCGCAGCGTTTGCCTGGGTCATATATGCGTATATTCAAACCCCATTTGGAGCACCAATCTGGGATGCAGGGAACGCCGGATTGTATCTGGGGACAGTTTTGATGCCCATCGCCTTTGTGTTATTTGTCAGTGCATATACCAGCCCGAACCCGACAACATTGGGGGGCGATAAATTGGTGGACAAGGAATTCGCTTACAGCGGAATAAATGCCATTACCCGTCACCCCTTGATGTGGTCGATAATCCTTTGGTCTATTGTCCATGTGGTCAATAATTCGGACAGTACATCGATCATTTTTTTTGGTGGCTTTGGAGTGCTGGCTTTGGCTGGAACATTCCTAATTGACGCAAAAAAAGCGCAACAATTAGCAGAAGGTTGGGATCGATATGCTGCCCGGACGTCAAATTTTCCGTTTCTCGCACTTATTCAGGGACGGGCAACATTCTCATTTAAACCGCTTTGGTGGCGCATACTTTTAGGGCTGTTTGTCTTCGCTGCGGTATTCCATTTCCATTCCAGCTTGTTTGGTGTGTCGCCGGTCCCGATGTCATATTAG
- a CDS encoding inorganic phosphate transporter has protein sequence MVKQTLDKDLDRIGQIESQGIYAVNSYKAIALAGLFLLIVWAFSASIITSGEHSTLIIIAAIIGGYMALNIGANDVANNVGPAVGSRALTMTGALIIAAIFEAAGAILAGGDVVNTIKKGIIDPSAMESSQIFIWAMIAALFSAALWVNIATWIGAPVSTTHAVVGGVMGAGIAAAGFSVVSWGTMSAIAASWVISPVMGGIIAAIFLAFIKFYIIYQDDKIAAAKRWVPLLVAVMAGVFSAYLIMKGLKKIWRPDGLTILFVSLALFAGVYAAVKPIVAKAAIGMENRNKSLRILFTIPLICSAALLSFAHGANDVANAVGPLAAIVSTSASGAIDAKVGIPLWVMAIGAFGLSAGLFLFGPKLIKTVGEQITKMNPMRAYCVALSAGITVLVASALGLPVSSTHIAVGAVFGVGFFREWDTERRAKKIRSGKQAAKINPESNLPDEHNETSNNRRKKLVRRSHFVTIIAAWVITVPCAALLAGGIFLLISHFAS, from the coding sequence ATGGTCAAACAAACTCTCGATAAAGATCTGGATCGAATTGGACAAATTGAGTCTCAGGGGATTTATGCAGTCAATAGCTATAAAGCCATTGCATTGGCCGGATTGTTTCTGCTTATTGTCTGGGCATTTTCCGCAAGCATCATCACGTCAGGAGAGCATTCTACACTCATCATAATTGCCGCTATTATTGGCGGCTATATGGCCCTTAATATTGGGGCAAATGATGTGGCAAACAATGTAGGACCGGCGGTCGGCTCGCGAGCGTTGACCATGACGGGAGCCCTAATTATTGCCGCCATCTTTGAGGCGGCAGGCGCCATATTAGCCGGCGGTGACGTGGTGAATACCATTAAAAAAGGGATCATTGACCCCTCTGCCATGGAAAGCAGCCAGATCTTTATTTGGGCCATGATTGCAGCACTATTCTCTGCTGCCCTATGGGTTAATATTGCGACCTGGATTGGGGCGCCGGTTTCGACAACTCATGCCGTTGTTGGTGGCGTCATGGGTGCCGGAATTGCCGCAGCAGGATTTAGCGTTGTCAGCTGGGGCACCATGAGCGCCATTGCAGCAAGCTGGGTTATCTCACCCGTTATGGGCGGGATCATAGCCGCAATATTTCTAGCGTTTATCAAATTCTACATTATCTATCAGGATGATAAAATTGCTGCAGCCAAACGCTGGGTTCCCTTGCTCGTGGCTGTCATGGCTGGCGTCTTTTCCGCATACTTGATTATGAAGGGTCTAAAGAAAATCTGGCGCCCGGATGGCCTGACGATCCTATTTGTCTCCTTGGCATTATTTGCTGGCGTTTATGCCGCGGTTAAGCCAATTGTCGCTAAGGCTGCGATCGGTATGGAAAACCGAAACAAGTCCTTACGCATTCTGTTTACGATCCCGCTTATTTGCTCTGCTGCCCTTCTGTCTTTTGCCCATGGCGCCAATGATGTTGCCAATGCTGTTGGCCCCCTTGCTGCAATTGTCAGTACATCAGCGTCCGGTGCTATTGATGCAAAGGTTGGAATCCCGCTTTGGGTTATGGCTATCGGTGCATTCGGGCTCAGTGCCGGACTGTTTCTTTTCGGACCCAAGTTGATCAAAACCGTTGGTGAACAGATCACAAAAATGAACCCTATGCGGGCCTACTGTGTCGCCCTGTCTGCCGGTATAACAGTTTTAGTTGCCTCCGCACTTGGCCTTCCTGTGAGTTCAACACATATTGCAGTCGGGGCTGTATTTGGTGTGGGATTCTTTCGGGAATGGGACACGGAACGCCGCGCAAAGAAAATACGCTCTGGCAAGCAGGCCGCAAAAATTAACCCTGAAAGCAACCTGCCGGATGAACACAACGAAACAAGTAATAACCGTCGCAAAAAGCTGGTACGCAGATCTCATTTCGTAACCATCATTGCCGCCTGGGTAATAACTGTTCCATGTGCCGCCCTCCTGGCCGGGGGGATCTTTCTTTTGATCTCTCATTTCGCATCTTAA
- a CDS encoding PaaI family thioesterase, whose product MTLQNVDLEKARQQMTGLQQLQAMAAGAVPAPSIASTLDFTLKEISYGKAVFEGKPSSKHLNPIGSIHGGYAATLLDSALGCSVHTMMEPGENYTTVDLNIKYLRAMKPGMGIVTATSEVVHKGRKIATADAKLIGEDGKIYATGNTTCAVF is encoded by the coding sequence ATGACCCTCCAGAATGTCGATTTGGAAAAAGCACGACAGCAAATGACAGGCCTTCAACAACTTCAGGCAATGGCCGCAGGCGCAGTACCTGCTCCATCCATAGCCAGTACCCTTGATTTTACCCTTAAGGAAATTTCATATGGAAAGGCTGTCTTTGAAGGAAAACCAAGCTCCAAACATCTTAATCCAATAGGCAGTATCCATGGTGGGTATGCAGCGACTTTACTTGATTCCGCCTTGGGCTGCAGCGTTCATACAATGATGGAACCTGGGGAGAATTACACCACTGTTGATTTGAACATCAAATATCTGCGCGCCATGAAGCCCGGAATGGGCATTGTAACTGCCACGTCTGAAGTCGTTCACAAAGGCCGCAAGATCGCCACTGCAGACGCAAAATTGATTGGCGAGGACGGCAAAATATACGCGACAGGAAACACCACCTGCGCCGTTTTTTAG
- a CDS encoding LysR family transcriptional regulator, whose protein sequence is MMSWDLYRYFLAVAESGSLSAAARQLSVSQPTVGRQIAELEARLETRLFERASHGYLLTTAGQQIRARIEETALGFRDIESQIRGMDKSLSGLIRFSATEGFGSYWLTPNISKFQKFYPNIRFELILDISVLDLRKREADMALRLANPRSSDLIGRRVGKAGFGLYGAKSYLESRGYPQSIDDLKDHDFIGWQQNRGDIALTRALSKMVAEENIKFQCNTVAAQIEAVQNGMGLFLAPHYLVPKDESVVRLLSDQINQNIDLWLLTHRDLIGTSRIRVFLNFLYEQFQKDAEMLLNGDERS, encoded by the coding sequence ATGATGTCTTGGGATCTTTACAGATATTTTTTAGCAGTTGCAGAATCTGGCAGCTTATCTGCTGCCGCTCGCCAACTTTCTGTATCGCAACCGACGGTCGGCCGGCAAATTGCTGAGCTTGAAGCCAGGCTGGAAACGCGATTGTTCGAGCGGGCTTCCCATGGATATCTACTGACGACAGCGGGTCAGCAGATAAGGGCCAGAATAGAAGAAACTGCACTCGGGTTTCGAGATATTGAAAGCCAGATTAGGGGGATGGATAAATCGCTTTCCGGATTGATCCGGTTTTCAGCGACGGAAGGATTTGGCAGCTACTGGCTGACACCGAATATCAGCAAATTTCAGAAATTTTATCCGAACATCCGGTTCGAACTTATTCTTGATATCTCTGTCCTTGATTTGCGAAAACGAGAAGCTGACATGGCATTACGGCTTGCAAATCCCAGATCATCCGACTTAATCGGGCGGCGTGTCGGGAAGGCGGGTTTTGGATTGTACGGGGCGAAAAGCTATCTTGAAAGCCGTGGTTATCCGCAGTCTATAGATGATCTCAAGGATCACGACTTTATTGGATGGCAGCAGAACCGGGGTGATATTGCTCTGACGAGGGCGCTGTCGAAGATGGTTGCAGAAGAAAATATTAAATTTCAGTGCAATACCGTTGCGGCCCAGATCGAAGCGGTACAAAACGGGATGGGGTTGTTTTTAGCACCACATTATTTGGTGCCAAAAGATGAATCAGTTGTTCGGCTCCTTTCAGATCAGATTAATCAGAATATCGATTTGTGGCTGCTTACCCATCGTGACCTGATCGGGACAAGCCGAATTCGCGTGTTTCTTAATTTCTTATATGAGCAGTTTCAAAAAGACGCTGAAATGCTGCTAAATGGTGACGAGCGCTCTTAA
- the gpt gene encoding xanthine phosphoribosyltransferase, with the protein MTQEAGYTKYFPVSWEELHRNGRALAWRLMEKAPFKGIVAVTRGGLVPAAIVARELDIRHIETICILAYRDDKTVGEVNVIKPLDLEDGGEGWLIVDDLVDSGITARHVRQMLPNAHFASIYGKPKGLEQVDTFITEVSQDTWILFPWDQAPTFVKPIVEETRSQSE; encoded by the coding sequence ATGACGCAAGAAGCGGGCTATACAAAATATTTTCCGGTTTCATGGGAAGAACTGCATCGCAACGGCCGGGCGCTGGCTTGGCGACTCATGGAAAAAGCGCCCTTCAAAGGGATCGTCGCCGTAACGCGGGGAGGATTGGTTCCGGCAGCGATTGTCGCCCGGGAACTCGATATTCGTCACATCGAGACGATTTGTATTTTGGCATACCGGGATGACAAAACCGTCGGCGAGGTGAATGTGATCAAACCTCTGGATCTGGAAGACGGCGGCGAAGGCTGGCTGATTGTAGATGATCTCGTCGATAGCGGCATAACCGCCCGCCATGTGCGCCAAATGCTCCCCAACGCCCACTTTGCCAGTATTTATGGCAAACCCAAAGGGCTGGAGCAAGTCGATACATTTATTACAGAAGTGAGTCAGGATACCTGGATCCTTTTTCCTTGGGACCAAGCACCAACATTTGTTAAGCCAATTGTCGAAGAGACCCGGTCACAATCGGAGTGA